One genomic window of Branchiostoma floridae strain S238N-H82 chromosome 4, Bfl_VNyyK, whole genome shotgun sequence includes the following:
- the LOC118414809 gene encoding histamine H2 receptor-like: protein MENVSVAVTDNATLLPGGGVDARAPYGGKTLFAAVLVGTFLGIITLGTIIGNVLVCLAAVVNRRLRNITNYFVVSLAVADLLVGVLVLPFSTIFEVTRYWNFGLIMCNLWVSLDVLCCTASILNLFAISLDRYYAITRPFTYSNKMCRQKAFMAIAVVWIVSLLVSFLPIWVGWNTQDGRLQNVDDPTQCSFNNTNVPYIMIVAFGTYYIPLIIMCVTYFRIFLIAKEQANRINALQPEVRDANRRQNQNLANEHKATRTLAAVLGAFIICWTPYFTVFTITPLCGCTIPEQLYSVVLWLGYINSLLNPCVYAFMNKEFRRAFKKLLCFQTGNTVCFCGNPRNWAQDEPTTSTAPRQP from the coding sequence ATGGAGAATGTGAGCGTAGCTGTGACCGACAACGCGACGCTACTTCCAGGCGGCGGTGTGGACGCCAGGGCCCCGTATGGCGGCAAGACTCTCTTCGCTGCCGTTCTCGTCGGCACGTTCCTCGGAATCATCACCCTCGGAACCATCATAGGAAACGTCCTCGTCTGCTTGGCTGCTGTGGTGAACCGACGACTCAGAAACATCACAAACTACTTCGTGGTTTCCCTCGCCGTAGCGGACCTTCTAGTCGGTGTGCTGGTGCTTCCCTTCAGTACAATATTCGAAGTGACCCGTTACTGGAACTTCGGGCTGATCATGTGTAACTTGTGGGTCTCTCTGGACGTACTTTGCTGCACGGCTTCAATTCTCAATCTATTCGCCATCAGTTTGGACAGATATTACGCCATCACTCGCCCTTTTACGTACAGTAACAAGATGTGTAGACAGAAAGCGTTCATGGCGATCGCCGTAGTCTGGATCGTGTCTCTGCTGGTGTCCTTTCTTCCTATCTGGGTCGGTTGGAACACGCAAGACGGTCGGTTACAGAACGTAGACGATCCTACCCAGTGTAGTTTCAACAACACCAACGTACCCTACATCATGATAGTCGCGTTTGGCACCTATTATATCCCTCTTATCATCATGTGTGTTACGTACTTCAGAATATTCCTAATCGCGAAGGAGCAGGCGAATCGAATCAACGCCCTGCAACCAGAAGTCCGCGACGCGAACCGGCGACAGAATCAAAACTTGGCAAACGAGCACAAGGCAACGCGAACTCTAGCCGCCGTTCTTGGAGCCTTCATAATCTGCTGGACTCCTTACTTCACCGTCTTCACCATCACTCCGTTGTGTGGCTGTACAATCCCCGAACAGCTGTACTCCGTGGTACTTTGGCTGGGTTACATCAACTCTCTCCTAAACCCGTGTGTTTACGCCTTCATGAACAAGGAATTTCGCCGAGCGTTCAAAAAGTTGCTGTGCTTCCAAACTGGAAACACCGTGTGCTTCTGTGGTAATCCTCGGAACTGGGCACAGGACGAGCCGACAACTTCAACTGCTCCTCGCCAACCATGA